Proteins encoded by one window of Cloeon dipterum chromosome 4, ieCloDipt1.1, whole genome shotgun sequence:
- the LOC135943990 gene encoding carboxylesterase 4A-like yields MLKKKNTVVVGLALIGSALFFFAAHVLAEDEPPRVTLDDLGTLIGKESLTRNNRTIHSFQGIPFAEPSSGINRFQPPIPKSWSGDLMATSPGIACIQPEYKQIVQRVRRHLVWHDLEHRNNFSRADPEDCLTLNVYTPDLTHNGSLPVVVYYHGGSFMIGSEISFRPDFLLDRDVILVVPQYRLGPFGFLSMQNELIPGNAGLLDSLEALKWVNKHISKFGGNEGHVTVFGQSAGASIANYLMLSPLAEGLLHGVIMNSGSAIVSWALDDTPVKEARTIALMAGCLGDDQKVSECMRNLSADKLLSAFVMYGNLGSFKGGLPVVSRPDEPAETKFMPENPADLAKKGAFANVPIMAGATRHDSMWMVDILHSVLNVLGVEDNETYIRESLIGLMMQIDGTKDPVGAINDLIERRYFSYVTPEKRGNFTEILAGVLDYMTTVTMKAPALQMAKLNTKADNYLYTFDYKGRYHLPGNGINDPNGLFKEGVCHSDDMIYLTPRVDDSFNVEETALSNLMVDLWANFIISGNPNEPKTLPIAYWPKYNSTEKFYYEINTVAKAKKDFTNEFTAAIQDSLPRSAAFQIHAANSNLGLTLFALIFFFK; encoded by the exons ATgttgaagaagaaaaacacaGTCGTCGTCGGGCTTGCTCTTATTGGCTCCGCACTGTTCTTTTTCGCCGCCCACGTGCTCGCTGAAGATGAGCCTCCAAGGGTCACTCTTGATGATTTGGGCACCCTGATCGGGAAGGAAAGTCTCACGCGAAACAACAGGACGATCCACAGCTTCCAAGGCATACCTTTTGCTGAACCTTCATCAGGGATCAACAGGTTTCAg CCTCCAATTCCAAAATCATGGAGTGGTGACCTGATGGCAACAAGCCCTGGCATTGCCTGCATTCAGCCAGAATATAAGCAGATCGTTCAAAGGGTTCGCAGGCACTTGGTGTGGCATGATTTGGaacacagaaataatttttctcgggCCGATCCTGAAGACTGCCTCACTTTGAACGTCTACACGCCTGAC TTGACTCACAATGGATCTCTACCAGTCGTGGTTTATTATCACGGAGGCTCGTTCATGATAGGCTCGGAGATAAGCTTCAGGCCCGACTTTCTGCTAGACAGGGATGTCATCCTGGTCGTGCCACAATACAGACTTGGTCCatttg GATTTCTTTCAAtgcaaaatgaattgattCCTGGAAATGCCGGCCTCTTGGACAGTTTAGAGGCCTTAAAATGGGTAAACAAACACATTTCCAAGTTTGGCGGAAACGAAGGTCATGTGACGGTATTCGGTCAAAGCGCTGGCGCGTCTATTGCCAACTACTTGATGCTCAGTCCCTTGGCggaag GACTGTTGCACGGTGTAATCATGAACAGCGGCTCCGCAATTGTGTCTTGGGCGCTGGACGATACGCCCGTGAAAGAGGCCAGAACAATTGCACTCATGGCCGGCTGCCTTGGCGACGACCAGAAAGTGTCTGAGTGCATGCGAAATTTATCTGCCGACAAACTGTTATCGGCGTTCGTCATGTACGGCAACTTGGGTTCGTTTAAAGGAGGACTCCCGGTTGTGTCCAGACCGGACGAGCCGGCAGAAACGAAATTCATGCCGGAAAATCCTGCCGACCTGGCCAAAAAAGGAGCGTTTGCCAATGTGCCAATCATGGCTGGCGCCACCAGGCATGATTCGATGTGGATGGTCGATA ttttgcaCAGTGTCTTGAATGTGTTAGGAGTGGAAGACAATGAAACCTACATTCGGGAAAGCCTAATTGGTCTAATGATGCAAATTGATG gaaCTAAAGACCCCGTTGGAGctataaatgatttaatagaGCGCAGATATTTTAGTTATGTGACTCCTGAAAAGAGAGGCAACTTCACAGAAATCCTTGCTGGAGTTTTGGAC tACATGACCACAGTCACAATGAAAGCCCCAGCGCTCCAAATGGCTAAACTGAATACCAAAGCGGATAATTACCTTTACACTTTCGATTACAAAGGTCGTTATCACCTGCCAGGCAACGGCATTAACGATCCAAACGGCTTGTTTAAAGAAG GAGTGTGCCACAGCGACGACATGATCTACTTGACGCCAAGAGTAGACGACTCTTTTAACGTAGAGGAAACCGCCTTGTCGAATTTAATGGTGGATCTGTGGGCGAATTTCATCATTTCTGGCAATCCCAATGAGCCGAAAACGTTACCGATCGCATATTGGCCAAAGTACAACTCGACTGAAAAGTTCTACTATGAAATCAACACCGTGGCAAAAGCTAAGAAAGATTTCACCAACGAATTCACTGCTGCCATCCAAGACAGCTTGCCACGAAGTGCTGCATTTCAAATCCATGCTGCCAACAGTAATTTGGGATTAACTTTGTTTGCTTTaatattcttctttaaataa
- the LOC135942157 gene encoding uncharacterized protein LOC135942157, translating to MDGDDYGLCDAASAAEIAYLKELQEDQKEDVIETAGGMLVDGHAASILDQVMSKKKTLKLVDNFLKLSVDDLKQCQHQGQLWSLNVNDALCLQLRLVWLQGDVIVDFPDFFVLKDMTENTCKVLKTQETTVSSSWLAEGVYCSVMGQLRSAGEDPQVVALKLTDMTNNNNEVIRSMWPLEIHQLKSMLASKGQIECDSSESSSSSCSCTSSCSCSGSES from the exons ATGGACGGTGACGACTACGGGCTGTGCGATGCGGCTTCGGCCGCGGAGATCGCCTACCTAAAAGAGCTGCAGGAGGACCAGAAAGAGGATGTCATTGAGACGGCTGGCGGCATGCTGGTCGACGGGCACGCAGCCTCCATTCTGGACCAGGTCATGTCGAAAAAGAAGACACTCAAACTAGTGGACAACTTCCTCAAACTGAGCGTCGACGACCTGAAGCAGTGTCAGCACCAGGGCCAACTCTGGTCGCTTAATGTCAATGACGCACTTTGTCTGCAACTGAGGCTCGTCTGGCTGCAGGGCGACGTCATCGTTGACTTTCCCGATTTTTTCGTTCTCAAAGACATGACGGAGAACACCTGCAAGGTCCTCAAAACACAGGAAACCACTGTCAGCTCCAGTTGGCTCGCTGAAG GTGTCTACTGCTCGGTGATGGGCCAGTTGAGATCGGCCGGAGAAGACCCGCAGGTGGTGGCGCTCAAGCTGACAGACATGACGAACAACAATAATGAAGTCATCCGGAGTATGTGGCCTTTGGAAATCCACCAGCTGAAGAGCATGCTCGCCAGCAAGGGCCAAATCGAGTGCGACTCGTCGGAAAGCAGCTCCAGCAGCTGTTCCTGCACGAGCTCTTGCTCCTGCAGTGGTTCAGAATCGTGA
- the LOC135942156 gene encoding serine/threonine-protein kinase PAK 5-like, producing the protein MFSKKKKKPLISPPTNFQHRVHTGYDRKEGRYVGLPLQWAGIIGNNQILRSTNRPLPMVDPSEITPTEILDLKTIVRGPSDLVGRPSRENGIPKTSSVARSNSLRSSSPTRMRHLAATVRPNVPQAVPEGEVLASGPPSRNITPSLPANMPPRNDLYRTEQQNHNYPLPQLSPNSQQPFGKTPPPVGPKYPPHIGQNGSGHTTPDSYTHQQNGPMNHVNTPPPQVPMKGNGFGAVPRNVPQPRDSYPPQPMKAYPHPHSGGVGGPGMNHQFQPPHHQQHSPPPRPNYGQHPQAQNMNQQQQLAYHAQMQQQQMQQQQQQQQQHYPYPHPQGQTANNNHHQPPPPPQKPQQMHPAMRDHPMIRASPSMGSMPDQNQNMRPSPPQGSISSMHSGAGSSKGAPTPPPGSKQHYEQQRLTHEQFREALQMVVSREDPRENLESFMKIGEGSTGIVCIALDRSTGRQVAVKKMDLKRQQRRELLFNEVVIMRDYHHDHIVEMFDSFLVQDELWVVMEYLEGGALTDIVTHARMDEAQIATVCLQCLKALAYLHSQGVIHRDIKSDSILLTADGKVKLSDFGFCAQVSQELPKRKSLVGTPYWMSPEVISRLPYGPEVDIWSLGIMVIEMVDGEPPFFNEPPLQAMRRIRDMPPPKLKNAHKASPRLLNFLDRMLVRDPAQRATAAELLSHPFLRQAGGSELLVQLMHVARNNAP; encoded by the exons ATGTTCtcgaagaaaaagaagaaaccGCTGATTTCGCCGCCAACCAACTTCCAGCACAGGGTGCACACTGGATACGACAGAAAGGAGGGCAGGTACGTCGGCCTGCCGCTGCAATGGGCCGGCATCATTGGCAACAACCAAATCCTCAGGAGTACAAACAGACCGCTTCCCATGGTGGACCCTTCGGAGATCACCCCGACGGAAATCCTCGACCTGAAG ACCATTGTCCGCGGGCCTTCGGACCTCGTGGGTCGGCCGTCTCGGGAGAACGGAATCCCGAAAACGTCGAGCGTGGCGCGCTCCAACTCGCTGCGGTCGTCCAGTCCGACCAGAATGCGCCACTTGGCGGCAACGGTGAGGCCCAACGTGCCGCAGGCCGTGCCCGAGGGCGAGGTGCTGGCGTCCGGGCCGCCGTCCAGGAACATCACGCCCAGTTTGCCAGCTAACATGCCGCCGAGGAATGATCTCTACAGGACGGAGCAGCAAAATCACAATTATCCTCTGCCACAGCTCTCACCAAATTCGCAGCAACCTTTCGGCAAAACACCACCACCagtg gGACCGAAGTACCCTCCTCACATTGGACAGAACGGCAGCGGGCACACGACACCAGACAGCTACACACACCAGCAGAACGGACCCATGAACCACGTGAACACGCCACCTCCTCAG GTGCCGATGAAGGGCAACGGATTTGGCGCCGTGCCAAGGAATGTGCCCCAGCCGCGCGACTCGTACCCTCCGCAGCCCATGAAGGCCTACCCACACCCCCAcagcggcggcgtcggcggcccGGGGATGAACCACCAGTTCCAGCCCCCGCACCACCAGCAgcactcgccgccgccgcggcccaACTACGGCCAGCACCCTCAGGCGCAGAACAtgaaccagcagcagcagctcgccTACCACGCGcagatgcagcagcagcaaatgcagcagcagcaacaacaacaacagcaacactACCCTTACCCTCACCCTCAGGGCCAAACGGCCAACAACAACCACCACCAGCCCCCTCCCCCGCCGCAGAAGCCCCAGCAGATGCACCCGGCTATGAGAGACCACCCCATGATCAGG GCGAGTCCATCGATGGGTTCAATGCCAGACCAAAACCAAAACATGCGACCTTCGCCTCCTCAGGGCTCCATCAGCTCAATGCATTCTGGTGCCGGCTCAAGCAAAGGTGCGCCCACACCTCCACCTGGCAGCAAACAACACTACGAACAACAACGACTTACCCACGAACAGTTCCGGGAGGCACTGCAAATGGTCGTGAGTCGGGAAGATCCCAGGGAGAATCTCGAATCGTTCATGAAAATCGGCGAAGGGTCCACAGGCATCGTGTGCATCGCGCTGGACAGGTCCACCGGCAGGCAGGTGGCCGTTAAGAAAATGGACCTCAAGAGACAACAGAGGCGAGAACTGCTCTTTAATGAG GTGGTGATCATGCGGGACTACCACCACGACCACATTGTAGAGATGTTTGACAGCTTCCTGGTCCAAGACGAGCTCTGGGTGGTGATGGAGTATCTGGAGGGCGGTGCGCTCACCGACATAGTCACGCACGCGAGAATGGACGAGGCGCAGATCGCCACCGTTTGCCTGCAGTGCCTGAAAGCCCTCGCCTATCTGCACTCGCAGGGAGTCATCCACAGGGACATCAAGTCTGATTCGATATTGCTTACAGCAGACGGAAAG GTTAAATTGTCAGACTTTGGCTTCTGCGCCCAGGTGTCCCAAGAGTTGCCAAAAAGGAAATCATTAGTGGGCACGCCGTACTGGATGTCTCCTGAGGTGATTTCGCGCTTGCCGTACGGACCGGAGGTGGACATCTGGTCGCTGGGAATCATGGTGATAGAAATGGTGGACGGGGAACCGCCCTTCTTCAACGAGCCACCCCTGCAGGCGATGAGGCGGATCAGAGACATGCCTCCACCGAAACTGAAGAACGCCCACAAG GCGTCTCCCAGGTTGCTGAACTTCTTGGACAGAATGCTGGTGCGCGACCCCGCTCAGCGAGCGACGGCGGCCGAACTGCTGTCCCATCCATTCCTCCGACAGGCGGGTGGTTCGGAGCTGCTGGTCCAATTAATGCATGTCGCCCGCAACAACGCGCCCTGA
- the ArgRS gene encoding arginine--tRNA ligase, cytoplasmic — protein MDDVVQKYQKRAQEAELKVQLLEKEVEGLVALLNDEDEPSPEVSALQLENTKLKHRLSILMRAIKREESASGSQSNPKSVPIKGEGMLSIQGILNDVFAEAIRNAYPDLPEAPVIIMPSSNAKFGDYQCNSAMSMAQALKAQGVKAPPREIAKKIQDNVPSNPLIGKLEIAGAGFINITLKKEFGHELLKNILIRGVQPPPSEVKHRVVVDFSSPNIAKEMHVGHLRSTIIGESVCRLLEFLGHDVVRVNHVGDWGTQFGMLIAHLEDKFPNFRTVSPPIADLQAFYKEAKVRFDSDEDFKKRAYACVVKLQAKQPDYIKAWQLICDVSRKAFQAIYDRLDITLKEYGESFYHERMLDVVEHLKKGGYMEEDEGRQIMWADGCKIPLTIIKSDGGFTYDTSDMACVRYRVHEENGDWLIYVVDAGQSTHFDTIWACAEKCGFIDKRKVRLDFLGFGVVLGEDKKKFKTRSGDTVRLIDLLDEGLRRAGEKLVEKERDKVLSPEELKAAQESVAYGCIKYADLSHNRNHEYVFSFDKMLEDKGNTAVYLLYAYTRICSISRNANVSPEQLREAAKSTEISLDHEKEWNLAKVLLRFPEVLVKITKDLLLHQLCEFVYEVSTTFSEFYDSCYCVEKNSAGEIVKVNMGRLLLCEATASIMAACFHILGLKPVEKM, from the exons ATGGATGATGTTGTGCAGAAATATCAGAAACGCGCTCAAGAAGCG GAGTTAAAGGTGCAGCTGCTCGAAAAGGAGGTGGAAGGTCTGGTAGCCCTTTTGAACGACGAAGATGAACCCTCTCCTGAAGTGTCAGCGTTGCAGTTAGAAAACACAAAGCTAAAGCACAGACTTAGCATTCTTATGAGG GCTATAAAACGAGAGGAATCTGCCTCGGGTTCTCAGTCCAATCCTAAGTCTGTCCCAATCAAGGGCGAGGGAATGCTGAGCATTCAGGGAATTTTGAACGACGTGTTTGCCGAGGCAATCCGGAATGCGTACCCTGATTTGCCAGAGGCTCCCGTCATCATCATGCCCTCGAGCAACGCCAAATTTGGAGATTACCAATGCAACTCAGCCATGTCCATGGCCCAG GCACTGAAAGCACAAGGCGTGAAGGCCCCTCCTAGAGAAATTGCCAAGAAGATTCAGGACAATGTCCCGTCGAACCCACTAATCGGCAAACTTGAGATTGCGGGCGCCGGCTTCATCAACATCACCCTGAAGAAAGAGTTTGGACACGAGCTGCTGAAGAATATACTCATCCGAGGGGTTCAACCGCCGCCTTCTGAAGTGAAGCATAGGGTTGTTGTGGATTTCTCATCCCCAAACATTGCGAAGGAAATGCACGTCGGTCACTTAAG GTCTACAATCATTGGTGAGAGTGTCTGTCGACTGCTTGAATTTCTTGGGCATGACGTGGTGCGGGTGAACCACGTCGGCGATTGGGGAACTCAATTTGGAATGCTCATCGCGCATCTTGAGGACAAGTTCCCAAACTTCAGGACTGTTTCACCGCCGATTGCTGACCTCCAGGCATTTTATAAG GAAGCCAAAGTTCGCTTCGATTCAGACGAAGACTTCAAGAAGAGGGCTTACGCGTGTGTTGTGAAGCTGCAGGCAAAACAACCTGACTACATCAAGGCTTGGCAACTTATTTGTGACGTTTCCAGGAAAG CCTTCCAAGCGATTTACGATAGACTGGACATTACTCTGAAGGAATATGGTGAATCTTTTTACCACGAAAGGATGCTTGACGTAGTTGAACACTTGAAGAAAGGAg gCTACATGGAGGAGGATGAGGGCAGGCAAATTATGTGGGCGGACGGCTGCAAAATTCCTCTCACCATCATCAAGTCTGACGGCGGATTTACTTACGACACCTCAGACATGGCGTGCGTGCGGTACCGAGTGCACGAGGAAAATGGAGACTGGCTCATTTACGTTGTCGACGCTGGACAG AGTACGCACTTTGATACCATCTGGGCGTGTGCCGAAAAGTGTGGGTTCATCGACAAGAGAAAGGTTAGGCTCGACTTCCTCGGCTTTGGCGTCGTTCTCGGAGAGGACAAAAAGAAGTTCAAGACCCGGTCTGGAGACACAGTGCGACTGATCGACCTGCTTGATGAAG GTTTGAGGAGGGCTGGAGAGAAACTGGTTGAAAAGGAGCGAGACAAAGTGCTGAGCCCAGAGGAATTGAAAGCTGCTCAGGAGTCTGTTGCCTATGGATGTATCAAGTATGCAGATCTTTCGCACAACCGGAACCACGAATATGTTTTCTCATTTGATAAG ATGTTGGAGGACAAAGGAAACACGGCTGTCTACCTGCTATACGCTTACACCCGTATTTGCTCCATCTCACGAAACGCTAACGTCAGCCCTGAGCAGCTGCGGGAGGCTGCAAAGAGCACGGAAATCTCGCTGGATCACGAGAAGGAGTGGAACTTAGCTAAAGTACTGCTGCGATTCCCAGAAGTACTCGTGAAGATCACCAAGGATCTTTTGTTGCACCAACTCTGTGAATTTGTTTACGAAGTAAGCACAACCTTCAGTGAGTTCTATGACAGCTGCTACTGCGTGGAGAAAAATTCTGCTG GAGAGATCGTTAAAGTCAACATGGGCCGTCTTTTACTTTGCGAGGCCACAGCATCTATTATGGCTGCTTGTTTCCACATTTTGGGTCTAAAACCTGTGGAAAAGATGTAA
- the LOC135942756 gene encoding guanine nucleotide exchange factor for Rab-3A-like isoform X2 has translation MSPPLGSQHSPEQSKKLSSPLQINGFKQLNGHVAIEPYKMNGFVPEDSNNRLNELLNSVVEKTDSPTILLTRKIEEHESNGHVDNVNAEVNGHHQQNGVDEEENLKEDLAKDKSIARLESLLIATKQELQLRDEEVSRLSRIRTDVESEVLDLTASLFQEAHNMVQDANKARAQAEKALKESQMKVEVLQAEVAALKTLVITSTPSKPNPHLHPQLQQSDSTPSSSSSGMNLFNRKHRRSPSHFNLKYGRENSPPDSPVKEQRGGSPAHTGYAQLQQEDLTTKDEIEFDPVVHKEFLQWKESPSLDRTNAFLSRIYREDIDLCLNFSNVDLGSRVYEAVQSGTVFIEAATEKSKSTFPKKCALLDAQRICNYRLRLSEEEQWHPISQMCRNRITAVCDFLNYLRYIERGLVKSSAHDMYCELVRLRKEIVLARLGLPISKD, from the exons ATGTCTCCTCCGCTGGGCAGCCAGCACTCTCCGGAGCAGAGCAAGAAGCTGTCCTCGCCCCTGCAGATCAACGGCTTCAAGCAACTAAACGGTCATGTGGCCATCGAGCCCTACAAGATGAACGGATTCGTCCCTGAGGACAGCAACAACAGACTCAACGAGCTGCTCAACTCCGTGGTGGAAAAGACGGACTCGCCCACCATTCTGTTGACAAGGAAAATCGAGGAGCATGAATCAAACGGACACGTCGACAACGTCAACGCGGAGGTCAACGGCCACCACCAGCAGAACGGCGTCGACGAGGAGGAGAATCTCAAAGAGGACCTGGCCAAGGACAAGTCCATCGCCAGGCTGGAGTCGCTTCTGATAGCCACCAAGCAGGAGCTGCAGCTGCGAGACGAAGAGGTGTCCAGGCTAAGCCGAATCAGGACCGATGTGGAATCCGAGGTCCTAGACCTCACCGCCAGCCTCTTTCAg gAGGCGCACAACATGGTGCAGGATGCCAACAAGGCCAGAGCGCAGGCCGAAAAGGCGCTCAAGGAGAGCCAGATGAAAGTGGAGGTGCTGCAGGCGGAAGTGGCGGCCCTAAAAACGCTCGTCATCACGTCCACCCCGAGCAAGCCCAACCCGCATCTCCACCCCCAACTGCAGCAGTCGGACTCGACGCCCTCATCGTCCTCGTCTG GCATGAATCTCTTCAACCGAAAGCACCGACGTTCGCCGTCGCATTTCAACCTCAAGTACGGTAGGGAAAATTCGCCTCCAGACTCTCCTGTCAAGGAGCAAAGGGGTGGCAGCCCTGCCCACACTGGCTATGCTCAGCTGCAGCAAGAGGATTTGACTACAAAAGACGAAATTGAG ttTGATCCCGTGGTGCATAAAGAGTTCCTGCAGTGGAAAGAAAGCCCTAGCTTAGACAGGACGAACGCGTTTCTCTCAAGGATCTACAGAGAAGACATTGACTTGTGCCTCAACTTCAGCAACGTCGATTTAGGCTCAAGAGTCTACGAGGCAGTTCAGTCGGGCACCGTTTTCATCGAGGCAGCCACCGAGAAAAGCAAGTCTACTTTTCCCAA AAAATGTGCTTTACTTGACGCCCAGCGTATTTGCAACTACAGATTGCGCCTAAGCGAGGAGGAGCAGTGGCATCCCATTTCGCAAATGTGCAGAAATAgg ATCACTGCCGTTTGTGATTTCCTGAATTACTTGAGGTACATCGAAAGAGGTCTTGTAAAGAGTTCAG CCCATGACATGTATTGTGAGTTGGTGCGGCTAAGGAAGGAAATTGTGCTCGCAAGATTGGGATTGCCCATCTCGAAGGATTAG
- the LOC135942756 gene encoding guanine nucleotide exchange factor for Rab-3A-like isoform X1, which yields MGQSDVPGQRAWVAPAESAESTLLSAEMSPPLGSQHSPEQSKKLSSPLQINGFKQLNGHVAIEPYKMNGFVPEDSNNRLNELLNSVVEKTDSPTILLTRKIEEHESNGHVDNVNAEVNGHHQQNGVDEEENLKEDLAKDKSIARLESLLIATKQELQLRDEEVSRLSRIRTDVESEVLDLTASLFQEAHNMVQDANKARAQAEKALKESQMKVEVLQAEVAALKTLVITSTPSKPNPHLHPQLQQSDSTPSSSSSGMNLFNRKHRRSPSHFNLKYGRENSPPDSPVKEQRGGSPAHTGYAQLQQEDLTTKDEIEFDPVVHKEFLQWKESPSLDRTNAFLSRIYREDIDLCLNFSNVDLGSRVYEAVQSGTVFIEAATEKSKSTFPKKCALLDAQRICNYRLRLSEEEQWHPISQMCRNRITAVCDFLNYLRYIERGLVKSSAHDMYCELVRLRKEIVLARLGLPISKD from the exons ATGGGACAATCAG ACGTGCCTGGTCAGCGAGCATGGGTAGCTCCTGCTGAAAGCGCTGAATCGACTCTGTTGTCAGCAGAGATGTCTCCTCCGCTGGGCAGCCAGCACTCTCCGGAGCAGAGCAAGAAGCTGTCCTCGCCCCTGCAGATCAACGGCTTCAAGCAACTAAACGGTCATGTGGCCATCGAGCCCTACAAGATGAACGGATTCGTCCCTGAGGACAGCAACAACAGACTCAACGAGCTGCTCAACTCCGTGGTGGAAAAGACGGACTCGCCCACCATTCTGTTGACAAGGAAAATCGAGGAGCATGAATCAAACGGACACGTCGACAACGTCAACGCGGAGGTCAACGGCCACCACCAGCAGAACGGCGTCGACGAGGAGGAGAATCTCAAAGAGGACCTGGCCAAGGACAAGTCCATCGCCAGGCTGGAGTCGCTTCTGATAGCCACCAAGCAGGAGCTGCAGCTGCGAGACGAAGAGGTGTCCAGGCTAAGCCGAATCAGGACCGATGTGGAATCCGAGGTCCTAGACCTCACCGCCAGCCTCTTTCAg gAGGCGCACAACATGGTGCAGGATGCCAACAAGGCCAGAGCGCAGGCCGAAAAGGCGCTCAAGGAGAGCCAGATGAAAGTGGAGGTGCTGCAGGCGGAAGTGGCGGCCCTAAAAACGCTCGTCATCACGTCCACCCCGAGCAAGCCCAACCCGCATCTCCACCCCCAACTGCAGCAGTCGGACTCGACGCCCTCATCGTCCTCGTCTG GCATGAATCTCTTCAACCGAAAGCACCGACGTTCGCCGTCGCATTTCAACCTCAAGTACGGTAGGGAAAATTCGCCTCCAGACTCTCCTGTCAAGGAGCAAAGGGGTGGCAGCCCTGCCCACACTGGCTATGCTCAGCTGCAGCAAGAGGATTTGACTACAAAAGACGAAATTGAG ttTGATCCCGTGGTGCATAAAGAGTTCCTGCAGTGGAAAGAAAGCCCTAGCTTAGACAGGACGAACGCGTTTCTCTCAAGGATCTACAGAGAAGACATTGACTTGTGCCTCAACTTCAGCAACGTCGATTTAGGCTCAAGAGTCTACGAGGCAGTTCAGTCGGGCACCGTTTTCATCGAGGCAGCCACCGAGAAAAGCAAGTCTACTTTTCCCAA AAAATGTGCTTTACTTGACGCCCAGCGTATTTGCAACTACAGATTGCGCCTAAGCGAGGAGGAGCAGTGGCATCCCATTTCGCAAATGTGCAGAAATAgg ATCACTGCCGTTTGTGATTTCCTGAATTACTTGAGGTACATCGAAAGAGGTCTTGTAAAGAGTTCAG CCCATGACATGTATTGTGAGTTGGTGCGGCTAAGGAAGGAAATTGTGCTCGCAAGATTGGGATTGCCCATCTCGAAGGATTAG